A section of the Leptospira kobayashii genome encodes:
- a CDS encoding hybrid sensor histidine kinase/response regulator: MSKILVIDDEEEIRIALKRVLTREGYEVVLSASVIDAIEKVNSDKDFSLVISDIMMKGKNGIDFIQYVSESNKNLPVILITGNPNLATAESAVRFKAFEYISKPVDRFQILSVVKRAIESKTKIDVDAEKLHQSEIMEKVLRSQYLDLNRQNAAILNATSDAVITIDFNKTIVSANSATFEMFRYPSPADLIGQTIQVLFTENKMDKYIDRIQEVMSKNQIKQAYQQTDVTLKRSDDSTFVADVAICTYILDGESYFTGVVRDVTQKKMMVEQLIDSERRAFLSTVAASIGHEINNSLTAIQGFVEMAMKEAAEASLKDRALQVTLNQTQKLQTLTSNLLQLGKSSKTRSETIEPIDVNKAVSHVLEVFKETARLKYCQINWEPGEKLSININPDQFSLLLSNILLNAADATKNTGTISIQAFKEKGCVHLSVADDGYGMTEEVISKIYEPYFTTKELGRGTGLGMFVVKQIIDSFGIKLTISSEPEKGSVFTFIFSN; encoded by the coding sequence ATGAGTAAAATTCTAGTCATCGACGATGAAGAAGAAATACGTATTGCCTTAAAGAGAGTATTAACTCGCGAAGGGTATGAAGTCGTATTATCCGCGTCTGTTATTGATGCAATAGAAAAGGTAAATTCGGATAAGGATTTTAGTTTGGTGATTTCTGACATTATGATGAAAGGAAAGAATGGAATCGATTTCATTCAGTATGTCTCGGAGTCGAATAAAAACCTTCCTGTTATCTTAATTACTGGAAATCCGAATCTCGCTACCGCGGAATCCGCGGTAAGATTTAAAGCATTCGAATACATCTCAAAACCGGTGGATCGATTTCAAATTCTTTCCGTTGTAAAACGAGCGATCGAATCCAAAACAAAAATCGATGTAGACGCGGAAAAACTACACCAGTCCGAGATCATGGAAAAAGTGTTACGGTCGCAGTATCTCGACCTTAACAGACAAAATGCGGCCATTCTGAACGCCACTTCCGATGCCGTGATTACAATCGATTTTAATAAAACAATCGTATCCGCAAACTCCGCAACTTTTGAAATGTTTCGTTATCCTTCCCCGGCAGACCTGATCGGCCAGACGATTCAGGTATTATTCACCGAAAACAAGATGGATAAATACATTGATCGAATCCAAGAAGTAATGAGTAAAAACCAAATAAAACAAGCATATCAACAAACAGATGTTACCCTGAAAAGATCCGATGATAGTACGTTTGTTGCCGATGTGGCGATTTGCACTTATATCCTGGACGGAGAGTCTTATTTCACCGGTGTTGTTCGGGATGTTACTCAGAAAAAAATGATGGTAGAACAGCTAATTGACTCGGAAAGAAGAGCTTTTCTCTCTACCGTAGCCGCAAGTATAGGTCACGAAATCAATAATTCCTTAACCGCCATACAAGGATTTGTTGAAATGGCCATGAAAGAAGCTGCGGAAGCAAGTTTGAAAGATCGAGCTTTACAAGTTACATTAAATCAAACGCAAAAATTGCAAACATTGACCTCCAATTTACTACAACTTGGAAAATCTTCCAAAACGCGATCGGAAACCATCGAGCCTATAGATGTGAACAAAGCTGTCTCGCATGTTTTGGAGGTCTTCAAAGAAACTGCCCGATTGAAGTACTGTCAGATCAATTGGGAGCCGGGAGAAAAACTTTCAATCAATATCAATCCGGACCAGTTCAGTTTGTTATTATCAAATATTTTATTGAACGCGGCGGATGCTACGAAAAATACCGGAACTATCTCCATTCAAGCTTTCAAAGAAAAAGGATGTGTCCACCTATCCGTTGCAGACGATGGATATGGAATGACTGAAGAAGTCATTTCAAAAATCTACGAACCCTACTTCACTACAAAGGAATTGGGGAGAGGGACTGGACTCGGAATGTTCGTTGTAAAGCAGATCATCGATTCTTTCGGAATCAAATTGACGATCAGTTCTGAACCGGAAAAAGGTTCGGTCTTTACATTTATTTTCTCCAACTAA
- a CDS encoding aminoglycoside phosphotransferase family protein — protein MTNILSNEITDYLDSLYRGKYETLPLQEEASTRRYFLIKTNNAKEVLCVDQKLNHDFIEITKFLRSNQIRTPEVIRTNEQLNLTFISWEGKNDLSSLSPEQYKKRLPEVLDLILKLQTLEPLQIVAERRFDLEKLMFEINLTIEKFHKMKTMYSLETEITDEAKYFLEETAGYLDKHPVNVFTHRDFHCRNILLNEENGLTLIDFQDARMGIPQYDLVSLIYDAYYPLTKEYRSELIDYFRKRTIGSDKKFKESLYLQALQRSFKALGTYFRMVADEKKMKFKPSILSCLQQLEEIIQIGMFADSLYVFIRSLRNELAKHPEFKSLPNFI, from the coding sequence ATGACCAATATTCTTTCGAATGAAATAACGGATTATTTGGATTCCTTATACCGAGGAAAATATGAAACACTACCTTTGCAGGAAGAAGCGTCTACAAGACGATATTTTCTAATCAAAACGAACAATGCCAAAGAAGTGCTTTGCGTGGATCAGAAATTAAATCATGATTTTATCGAGATAACGAAATTTTTACGATCCAATCAAATCCGTACCCCGGAAGTCATCCGAACAAACGAACAGCTGAATTTAACATTTATTAGCTGGGAAGGAAAGAATGATTTAAGCAGCTTAAGTCCAGAGCAGTATAAAAAACGACTTCCTGAAGTGTTGGATCTGATTTTAAAACTGCAAACCTTGGAGCCATTACAAATTGTCGCCGAACGACGATTTGATCTTGAAAAGCTCATGTTTGAAATCAATCTTACTATCGAAAAATTTCATAAAATGAAAACAATGTACAGTTTGGAAACGGAGATCACGGATGAAGCTAAATATTTCTTAGAAGAAACTGCAGGTTATTTGGACAAACATCCTGTTAACGTTTTTACTCACAGGGATTTTCATTGCAGAAATATTCTTTTGAATGAGGAAAACGGCTTAACCTTAATTGATTTTCAAGATGCAAGAATGGGAATTCCCCAGTACGATCTGGTCAGCTTGATCTATGATGCGTATTATCCACTGACAAAGGAATACCGTTCCGAATTGATCGATTACTTCCGAAAACGCACCATCGGAAGCGACAAAAAATTCAAAGAAAGTTTATATCTGCAGGCTTTGCAAAGATCCTTCAAAGCGTTAGGAACTTATTTCAGAATGGTGGCTGATGAGAAAAAAATGAAATTCAAACCATCGATTCTTTCCTGTTTGCAACAACTGGAAGAAATCATCCAGATAGGGATGTTTGCCGATTCCCTGTATGTCTTTATCCGTTCCTTGAGAAACGAATTAGCGAAACACCCCGAATTCAAATCCTTGCCGAATTTCATATGA
- a CDS encoding NTP transferase domain-containing protein, translating into MKVFFLAAGFGKRMGDWTKETPKPLLKIDGISFLDYSFYLANRWGLADGWINVHYLGEKIVNHLKDFKGLKLQISYEKKEILGTAGGIKTAIQNNIPEEPILLMNPDTLLFPKSDFKIRTDLPGHSKIHLYLQELKPNENYTKIHLTDDGKIEFGFGNYYYIGLSILDPSVFDEVPADTYYDLSIIFKNLVKANQITGEVFAGTSLDLGEQKLYEDSMNQNIFGEKKESILKYIKDSFSN; encoded by the coding sequence ATGAAAGTTTTCTTTTTAGCAGCAGGTTTCGGGAAAAGAATGGGAGATTGGACCAAAGAAACTCCCAAACCGTTATTAAAAATAGACGGTATTTCTTTTCTGGATTATTCCTTTTACCTGGCAAATCGGTGGGGACTTGCAGACGGATGGATCAACGTACATTACTTAGGTGAAAAAATAGTGAATCATCTGAAAGATTTCAAAGGATTGAAATTGCAAATCTCTTATGAAAAAAAGGAAATCTTAGGAACAGCCGGCGGAATCAAAACAGCGATTCAAAATAATATTCCGGAGGAACCAATCTTGCTAATGAATCCGGATACCCTTCTATTCCCAAAATCTGACTTCAAAATCAGGACAGATCTTCCGGGCCATTCGAAGATTCATCTTTATTTGCAAGAATTAAAACCTAATGAAAATTATACGAAAATTCATCTTACCGATGATGGAAAAATCGAATTTGGATTCGGAAATTATTATTATATCGGGCTTTCCATTCTTGACCCGAGCGTATTCGATGAAGTTCCTGCAGATACTTATTATGATTTGTCGATTATTTTTAAAAATCTGGTGAAAGCAAATCAAATTACAGGTGAAGTATTCGCAGGAACAAGTCTTGATCTAGGTGAACAGAAGTTATATGAAGATTCCATGAATCAGAATATTTTTGGAGAAAAAAAAGAATCTATTCTAAAATATATCAAAGATTCTTTTTCTAATTGA